In Chryseobacterium oranimense, a single window of DNA contains:
- the rpmA gene encoding 50S ribosomal protein L27: MAHKKGVGSSKNGRESHSKRLGVKIFGGQDAIAGNIIIRQRGTQHHPGENVGIGKDHTLFALVDGKVVFRKKANNRSFVSVEPNA; this comes from the coding sequence ATGGCACACAAGAAAGGAGTCGGTAGTTCCAAGAACGGTAGAGAGTCTCACTCTAAAAGATTAGGTGTGAAGATTTTCGGAGGACAAGATGCTATTGCCGGAAATATTATTATCAGACAGAGAGGTACACAACACCACCCAGGTGAAAACGTGGGAATTGGTAAAGACCATACTTTGTTTGCATTAGTAGACGGTAAAGTAGTTTTCAGAAAGAAAGCAAACAACAGATCTTTTGTATCTGTAGAGCCAAACGCATAA
- a CDS encoding metalloprotease has protein sequence MKRNFKFCLLAGAIAAFSLSACRDDKMEESVLPESQSASAKIEQPGDLEKSCSYVDQYWSSTAVLKTGLQYAADTNFMNSQMTKIASLWGRSNPTLRFVDDPSNFGSTYNAISYSTGKIYYGYAIYADAKNKGGDIVNAMILAHEYGHQLQYIFGLPSVSESTARPNELEADGFAGYYLRRPNGYNKTNFSEIAAAYEFAQSIGDYQTSSANHHGTPPQRRSAVRLGFLLGQYDLTASNFDYNFFYYYQGVLNGTYKMGKNSVNPEIDAYMSKYMDELRKIQTGEISEEQFKQLK, from the coding sequence ATGAAAAGAAACTTTAAATTCTGCTTATTAGCAGGAGCCATCGCTGCTTTTTCATTATCAGCGTGTCGTGATGACAAAATGGAAGAATCTGTTCTTCCGGAATCCCAATCTGCCAGCGCAAAGATCGAACAGCCCGGGGATCTTGAAAAGAGCTGCTCATATGTAGACCAATACTGGAGCTCAACAGCTGTTCTTAAAACAGGTCTTCAGTATGCGGCAGATACTAATTTTATGAATTCCCAGATGACCAAAATTGCCAGTCTTTGGGGAAGAAGCAACCCAACTTTACGATTTGTAGATGATCCTTCTAATTTCGGATCTACCTACAACGCGATTTCCTATTCTACAGGAAAAATTTATTACGGCTATGCTATTTATGCAGATGCAAAAAACAAAGGAGGCGATATTGTGAATGCCATGATCCTTGCCCACGAGTACGGGCACCAGCTACAGTACATTTTTGGACTGCCTTCTGTAAGCGAATCTACAGCAAGACCTAACGAACTGGAAGCAGACGGTTTTGCAGGATACTATTTAAGAAGGCCAAACGGCTACAACAAAACCAATTTCTCGGAAATTGCTGCAGCCTATGAATTTGCACAAAGCATCGGAGATTACCAGACTTCAAGCGCCAACCACCATGGGACGCCACCTCAAAGAAGATCTGCTGTACGTTTAGGATTCCTTCTTGGACAGTATGATCTTACTGCTTCTAATTTCGACTATAACTTCTTCTACTATTATCAGGGTGTATTGAACGGTACTTACAAAATGGGTAAAAACTCTGTAAATCCAGAAATCGATGCCTATATGAGCAAGTATATGGATGAGCTCAGAAAAATCCAGACCGGAGAAATTTCTGAAGAACAATTCAAGCAACTTAAATAA
- a CDS encoding acyltransferase family protein, producing the protein MNRDLYIDFAKGMATLSIIFIHTAFWSGQFYIPAEVRVFSLVFDVALFYALSGITSGSNIEKTFYRLLKLQITYMIFVTFLFFLDYFFKVFGLTFFSMEWLQSFYSTFGSKYAATGFSNVPQWQNLGNWYLHQYTNADTFPVVMGSFWYLKVYFILAVFGVLILRFFPRHINWFIGLCLVLTLLFNVFPEYYPGGQVGYVAFYLAIFLIANRMRGKKIPTRLIPVLYIIVATALIWMFWYYGSEIFYKINKNKFPPKIPYIIWSLFSLTTLFVLYNRLKITKENFVTHIGQNAIFFYFAQGISSSLVYFIVVSLQENMPWWLLMIIIYIINVILAFIIATGLKKVDDLGWKILEFLRKKTAVN; encoded by the coding sequence ATGAACAGAGACCTCTACATTGACTTTGCCAAGGGAATGGCAACACTTTCCATTATATTTATCCATACCGCATTCTGGTCCGGGCAGTTCTACATTCCGGCAGAGGTAAGGGTATTTTCCCTGGTTTTTGATGTGGCTCTCTTTTATGCTTTAAGCGGAATCACCTCCGGCTCGAACATCGAAAAAACATTTTACAGATTACTAAAACTTCAGATCACCTATATGATCTTTGTAACATTTCTGTTTTTTCTGGATTATTTTTTCAAAGTATTCGGATTAACGTTTTTCTCTATGGAATGGCTTCAGAGTTTTTACTCAACATTTGGGTCTAAATATGCAGCTACCGGTTTTTCAAACGTCCCCCAATGGCAGAATCTAGGCAACTGGTACCTGCACCAATATACGAATGCAGACACGTTCCCTGTTGTGATGGGAAGCTTCTGGTATCTGAAAGTCTATTTCATTCTGGCTGTCTTCGGAGTCCTGATCCTGAGGTTTTTCCCAAGACATATCAACTGGTTTATAGGCCTATGCCTGGTTTTAACCTTATTGTTCAATGTTTTCCCGGAATATTATCCCGGCGGACAGGTCGGTTATGTTGCTTTTTATCTTGCTATATTCTTAATAGCCAACCGCATGCGCGGCAAGAAAATCCCTACCAGGCTTATTCCGGTTCTATATATAATAGTAGCCACAGCTTTAATCTGGATGTTCTGGTATTACGGAAGCGAAATATTTTACAAAATCAATAAAAATAAATTCCCCCCGAAGATTCCTTATATTATATGGTCTCTGTTTTCATTAACCACATTGTTTGTACTTTACAACAGATTAAAAATTACAAAAGAAAATTTCGTCACTCACATTGGCCAGAATGCTATATTCTTCTATTTTGCGCAGGGCATAAGTTCTTCGCTTGTTTATTTCATCGTTGTTTCTTTACAGGAAAATATGCCCTGGTGGCTCCTCATGATCATCATTTACATAATTAATGTAATCCTTGCTTTCATAATTGCAACAGGATTAAAAAAAGTAGATGATCTTGGTTGGAAAATCCTTGAGTTTTTACGAAAAAAAACTGCCGTTAATTAA
- a CDS encoding tRNA-(ms[2]io[6]A)-hydroxylase — MFKLKLPTDPRWANIAEENIEEILTDHAWCEQKAATNAIGLITMLPEYPEIVTELLAIAQEELDHFNQVHEIIKKRGYTFGRPRKDDYVNELAKFIIQGSREDLIVDKMLFAAMIEARSCERFKVLTENIKDEELKEFYKELMISEANHYTTFIGFARQLGDPEKVNKRWDAWLEYEANIIKSYGNKETIHG; from the coding sequence ATGTTTAAGTTGAAACTTCCTACCGATCCAAGGTGGGCAAATATTGCAGAGGAAAACATTGAAGAAATTTTAACGGACCATGCGTGGTGCGAGCAGAAAGCCGCAACCAATGCTATCGGCTTAATTACCATGCTTCCTGAATATCCCGAGATTGTCACAGAGCTTCTGGCCATTGCGCAGGAAGAGCTGGATCATTTCAATCAGGTTCATGAGATCATAAAAAAAAGAGGTTATACATTTGGCAGACCAAGAAAGGATGATTATGTAAATGAGCTGGCTAAATTCATTATCCAGGGAAGCAGGGAAGATCTGATTGTGGATAAAATGCTTTTTGCCGCTATGATTGAGGCCAGAAGCTGCGAAAGATTCAAAGTTCTTACTGAAAATATTAAAGATGAAGAACTAAAGGAATTCTATAAAGAGTTAATGATCTCCGAAGCCAATCATTATACTACCTTTATAGGATTTGCAAGACAGCTTGGAGACCCTGAAAAGGTAAACAAACGCTGGGACGCATGGCTGGAATATGAAGCCAATATCATAAAATCATACGGAAACAAAGAAACCATCCACGGATAA
- a CDS encoding DUF502 domain-containing protein: MKKPTFENITNFFLKNFFQGLVIIGPIGLTIFVIWYIVSAIDNIIPSVAKEIPGLVFISTILMTAVLGYLGNKFVVGKFFFDTMDRFLEKTPGVKHIYTPTKDVMSSFVGDKKKFNDPVWVKTNENPEIWRIGFLTQKEMSDVDKHNYVAVYLPHSYAISGWVIVTEEKNIKPVVGMTAASAMKFAVSGGVAGFHSDDNIFKAPE, from the coding sequence TTGAAAAAGCCGACCTTCGAAAATATCACTAATTTTTTTCTGAAAAATTTCTTTCAGGGACTGGTTATTATTGGCCCTATCGGGCTTACCATCTTTGTGATCTGGTATATTGTAAGCGCTATTGACAATATTATTCCTTCCGTCGCAAAAGAGATTCCCGGGCTGGTTTTTATTTCAACCATACTAATGACTGCCGTTCTGGGATACCTTGGAAATAAATTTGTGGTTGGGAAATTCTTTTTCGATACTATGGACCGGTTTCTTGAAAAGACCCCGGGAGTAAAGCATATTTACACTCCTACAAAAGACGTTATGTCATCGTTTGTGGGTGACAAAAAAAAATTCAACGATCCTGTCTGGGTAAAAACCAACGAAAATCCGGAGATCTGGAGAATCGGTTTTCTTACCCAAAAAGAAATGTCGGACGTTGACAAGCACAATTACGTTGCGGTATATCTGCCCCACTCCTATGCTATTTCAGGGTGGGTAATTGTTACTGAAGAAAAAAACATCAAACCCGTAGTGGGAATGACTGCAGCTTCGGCCATGAAGTTTGCGGTAAGCGGCGGTGTAGCCGGTTTCCATTCGGATGACAATATATTTAAAGCACCGGAGTAA
- the rplU gene encoding 50S ribosomal protein L21, whose product MFAIVEIAGLQYKVEQDQKLFVNRLKGEKGDKVSFDKILLTVNGSITVGAPAVSGITVDAEILDHVKADKVIVFKKKRRKGYQVKNGHRQSLTQIKITGITGFDGSTKKAAKKETVKAEVLSDNATVNFGEDHELNYHLKKNNLSQSKENRETLITLGKAVKVELEKTVLTHEEVDAAIIKNIDQFKALNK is encoded by the coding sequence ATGTTTGCAATTGTAGAAATAGCAGGGCTTCAATACAAAGTTGAGCAAGACCAGAAGTTGTTTGTAAACCGTTTAAAAGGAGAAAAAGGAGACAAAGTTTCTTTTGATAAAATTCTTCTTACTGTAAACGGTTCAATCACTGTAGGCGCCCCAGCTGTAAGCGGAATCACTGTAGATGCAGAGATCCTAGACCACGTAAAAGCTGATAAAGTAATCGTTTTCAAAAAGAAAAGAAGAAAAGGTTATCAGGTAAAAAACGGTCACAGACAATCTTTAACTCAAATTAAAATCACTGGTATCACTGGTTTTGACGGAAGTACTAAGAAAGCTGCTAAAAAAGAAACTGTGAAAGCTGAAGTTCTTTCAGACAACGCTACGGTTAACTTTGGTGAAGATCATGAACTGAACTATCACTTAAAGAAAAACAACCTGTCTCAGTCTAAAGAAAACAGAGAAACTTTAATTACTTTAGGTAAAGCAGTTAAAGTTGAATTAGAAAAGACTGTTCTTACTCATGAAGAAGTAGATGCTGCTATCATTAAGAACATCGATCAATTTAAAGCACTTAACAAATAA